Proteins encoded together in one Ammospiza caudacuta isolate bAmmCau1 chromosome 27, bAmmCau1.pri, whole genome shotgun sequence window:
- the PRR15L gene encoding proline-rich protein 15-like protein, giving the protein MADGHGWWKLTFLRKRQAAAPVLYESPEGPAAPGGDGADGSGPDGSPGFAARLEKIVDKSTKGKHVKVSHSGRFKEKKKVRATLAEHPNLCGAGERQEQ; this is encoded by the coding sequence ATGGCCGACGGGCACGGCTGGTGGAAGCTGACGTTCCTGCGGAAGCGCCAGGCGGCGGCCCCGGTGCTGTACGAGAGCCCCGAGGGCCCCGCGGCGCCCGGCGGGGACGGCGCGGACGGGAGCGGCCCCGACGGCAGCCCCGGCTTCGCCGCCCGCCTCGAGAAGATCGTGGACAAGAGCACCAAGGGCAAGCACGTCAAAGTCTCGCACTCCGGCCGCttcaaggagaagaagaaagtgCGGGCGACGCTGGCCGAGCATCCCAACCTGTGCGGGGCCGGCGAGCGCCAGGAGCAGTGA
- the PNPO gene encoding pyridoxine-5'-phosphate oxidase, giving the protein MELEQLRKSYRGDSEAFEECHLVSLDPLEQFRAWLQDALQCPDIAEANAMCLATCSRDGRPSARMVLLKGLGPDGLRFFTNYESRKGRELDSNPFASLVFYWEPLCRQVRIEGSVRRLPEEESERYFHSRPRGSQIGALASRQSSVIPDREYLRKKNAELEELYRDKAVPRPDYWGAYVVEPELVEFWQGQSNRLHDRIVFRRLRDRAAPLGAMTRRGHGDWVYERLSP; this is encoded by the exons atggagctggagcagctgcggAAAAGCTACCGGGGGGACAGCGAG gcgTTCGAGGAGTGCCACCTGGTGTCCCTGGATCCCCTGGAGCAGTTCcgggcctggctgcaggacgCGCTGCAGTGCCCCGACATCGCCGAGGCCAACGCCATGTGCCTggccacctgctccag GGACGGGCGGCCCTCGGCGCGCATGGTGCTGCTGAAGGGGCTGGGGCCGGACGGGCTGCGCTTCTTCACCAACTACGAGAGCAGGAAGGGCCGGGAGCTG GACTCCAACCCCTTCGCCTCCCTCGTGTTCTACTGGGAGCCGCTCTGCCGGCAG GTGCGCATCGAGGGCTCGGTGCGGCGCCTGCCCGAGGAGGAATCCGAGCGCTATTTCCACTCCCGGCCCCGGGGCAGCCAGATCGGGGCCCTGGCGAGCCGGCAGAGCTCGGTCATCCCTGACAGAGAG TACCTGCGCAAGAAGAACgcggagctggaggagctgtaCCGGGACAAGGCGGTGCCCAGGCCGGACTACTG GGGCGCGTACGTGGTGGAGCCGGAGCTGGTGGAGTTCTGGCAGGGCCAATCGAACCGGCTGCACGACCGGATCGTGTTCCGGCGGCTGCGGGACCGCGCGGCGCCGCTCGGGGCCATGACCCGCCGCGGCCACGGCGACTGGGTGTACGAGCGCCTGTCGCCGTGA
- the SP2 gene encoding transcription factor Sp2 — protein MAATAAVSPSEYLQPASANAQDSQPSPLALLAATCSKIGPPAVEAAAAPPAPPQPAPRKLVPIKPAPLPPGAAKGGIGILSSKGSLFQIQGSQLGASYPGGQLVFAIQNAAVLGKASRSSSSSSSSSSSSSSSIQYQAVPQLQPSGAQTIQVQPNQIQIIPGTSQAILTPSSSSSSSSSSSSHKPVPIKPAPAQKAAAAGGVVKLPAGANVTLSLPPALVGPEAGGQPQLLTDSPSKGGKKPRKKAPSPGQPAAVAVAEQVETVLIETTAENIIQAGSNLLIVQSPGAGQPAVLQQLQVVQPKQEPQVVQIPQQALRVVQAASATLPTVPQKPSQNFQIQAAEPTPTQVYFKTPSGELQSVLLQEASSIPVPPGGSCGSPGPGTGPGSARRPAPRKERPLPKIAPAGGILSLSAAQLAAAAQAMQTININGVQVQGVPVTITSSAGQQQLTVQNVSGNNVTISGLSPTQIQLQMEQALSGDMQPGEKRRRMACTCPNCKDGDKRPGDGGKKKHICHIPECGRTFRKTSLLRAHVRLHTGERPFVCNWVFCGKRFTRSDELQRHARTHTGDKRFECAQCQKRFMRSDHLTKHYKTHLVTKNL, from the exons AtggctgccactgctgctgtcagcccCAGCGAGTACCTGCAGCCCGCCAGCGCCAAcgcccag gaCTCGCAGCCCTCCCCGCTGGCGCTGCTGGCAGCCACATGCAGCAAGATCGGTCCCCCCGCCGTGGAGGCGGCCGCGGCACCGCCGGCGCCCCCGCAGCCCGCGCCCCGCAAGCTGGTGCCCATCAAAcccgccccgctgcccccgggcGCTGCCAAGGGCGGCATCGGCATCCTGTCCTCCAAGGGCAGCCTCTTCCAGATCCAGGGCTCCCAGCTGGGCGCCTCCTACCCCGGCGGGCAGCTGGTGTTCGCCATCCAGAACGCGGCCGTGCTGGGCAAAGCCTCgcgctcctcctcctcctcctcctcctcctcgtcctcctcctcctccagcatccAGTACCAGGCggtgccacagctgcagcccagcggCGCTCAGACCATCCAGGTGCAGCCTAACCAGATCCAGATCATCCCGGGCACCAGCCAGGCCATCCTCacgccctcctcctcctcctcctcctcctcctcctcctcctcgcacAAGCCCGTGCCCATCAAGCCGGCCCCGGCGCAGAAGGCGGCGGCAGCGGGCGGCGTGGTCAAACTGCCCGCGGGTGCCAACgtcaccctgagcctgcccccgGCCCTGGTGGGCCCCGAGGCGGgcgggcagccccagctgctcacGGACAGCCCCTCCAAAGGCGGCAAAAAGCCGCGGAAAAAGGCGCCGTCCCCGGGGCAGCCCGCGGCCGTGGCCGTGGCCGAGCAGGTGGAGACGGTGCTGATCGAGACCACGGCCGAGAACATCATCCAGGCGGGCAGCAACCTGCTGATCGTGCAGAGCCCGGGCGCGGGGCAGCCCGccgtgctgcagcagctgcaggtggtgCAGCCCAAGCAGGAGCCGCAGGTGGTGCAGATCCCGCAGCAGGCGCTGCGCGTGGTGCAGGCGGCCTCGGCCACGCTGCCCACCGTGCCCCAGAAACCCTCCCAGAACTTCCAGATCCAGGCGGCCGAGCCCACCCCCACACAG gtTTACTTCAAGACCCCCTCTGGGGAGCTGCAGtcggtgctgctgcaggaggcctCGTCCATCCCGGTGCCGCCGGGCGGTTCGtgcggcagccccggccccggtaccggccccggcagcgcccGCAGGCCGGCCCCGCGCAAGGAGCGGCCGCTGCCCAAGATCGCCCCGGCCGGGGGCATCCTGAGCCTGAGCGcggcacagctggcagcagctgcacaggccATGCAGACCATCAACATCAACGGCGTGCAGGTGCAGGGCGTGCCCGTCACCATCACCAGCAGCGCAG gccagcagcagctgacgGTGCAGAACGTGTCCGGCAACAACGTGACCATCAGCGGGCTGAGCCCCACGCAGATCCAGCTGCAGATGGAGCAGGCGCTGTCCGGGGACATGCAGCCCggagagaagaggaggaggatggccTGCACCTGCCCCAACTGCAAGGACGGCGACAAGCG GCCGGGCGATGGCGGTAAGAAGAAGCACATCTGCCACATCCCCGAGTGCGGGCGCACGTTCCGCAAGACGTCGCTGCTGCGGGCGCACGTGCGGCTGCACACGGGCGAGCGGCCCTTCGTGTGCAACTGGGTGTTCTGCGGCAAGCGCTTCACGCGCTCCGACGAGCTGCAGCGGCACGCGCGCACCCACACAG GTGACAAACGCTTCGAGTGCGCGCAGTGCCAGAAACGCTTCATGCGCTCCGACCACCTGACCAAGCACTACAAGACGCACCTGGTCACCAAGAACCTGTAG
- the LOC131568473 gene encoding collagen alpha-1(I) chain-like gives MAPPRDSNPRLEGAQRAAAASAALPALIPPAPLRLLTDPRPEPSRYPGPAPNPPGYPGPEPSRGRSEPQPRPGAPVPTAPAEETPPAGTRCGQGNPVAIIAIEISARAGSRPWPRAAGGQRQLCASCAPGTAHGGVLAGVGAPPWGPWRPRGDRGAPVVPVPPSATPVPRSLPGTVPTRHPRSPGAPRARPLQRHPRVRPRARLGPPEPRAGPGSSARARLRPAGTPGPGPRHRAAQTARPRGTGPGTGRGTGQGGTRGDGLETGTGLGTGTGGTAPPAPRVRTRHQARGRERGDRLGTGTGSEPRCDTLGQPWDTIGTQGRGRARSHGRSSLLPPRAGPGRAPRALRGSHAPAAIAALPARPGSAAAFSRGTGGSGTPPPVPTGVPGGCGAAGRAQRWKWGHDAPVIKWLQRARCCHPAARGVCPCRSLGGDTADRAGTPGPSRDRRSQNLRGGSGSPQTHRGHEPRGNGGAEPPGRTGDIPAGRSRCPPLCAAPACHPSMGDTSGGPGGWQQDRAATCASPTGEGVPGGGGDTRGARGSPGVAEEAARAAGGGREAVVAFFFNYPPVCGVCCELPVPSLRFHPPDPETGAGSCQAPGPRLCLQGLKSPGRGWSWAGGRRESRRPGWDPAIPARPAQWVPGACGAARVPRRPSGSSARAHEDGAAGPSPPPLEPYVPPVPPHGAGHGAALSAPVPAGPRCPPSPAFRPLAPSPSATPAPRLPGASETPPALPSPAGAAQAGAPRPRRRRSGAVPLPKPPRGLRRGSGGTVPMPQRPPGPRASPPKPRHPRARPAAAPVRPVGAPGAGGSGARAAPPRGEAPAELETGPRRPCPARAVTHGTLQPPLPQFPCGEMASASLSPAREGGREGGRCGPLGIFVIVPGWKIVLGGSVPGPSGGVLPALPQPGPGPFPVWGWGGGRWDPRAGGIAGIGVSQESPALDPTGWERARSARRVAALPCGCGGWGISPDLGVPEAREGLAPRRFVCVPPIGSRVWGLRTPEHGVRGGDGAGRASPSRAHSCPREPGTVPGLAWAQLSPPGQQDPKTRSAARGAHPATSSRLNPTCVGSAGTGGALRGILGPPETPTPTFGVPLPARVTLAGQNGVPTRLRGLQHCGEPGIPARARGLRLGPAVGRERGGRGFPSPAGTRHRQAGLGVPRPPGGAVSPPGVWGCHLGPLGDPGSVGDTAGEAIRQCWRFPRSSESGTDPSGLQT, from the exons ATGGCGCCCCCGAGGGACTCCAACCCCCGCTTAGAGGGGGCACAGCGGG CAGCCGCGGCCAGCGCCGCCCTCCCCGCCCTCatcccgcccgccccgctccgcttACTCACCGACCCCCGGCCCGAACCCTCCCGGtaccccggcccggccccgaaCCCTCCCGGGTACCCCGGCCCCGAACCCTCCCGG GGCCGCTCCGAGCCCCAGCCCCGTCCCGGCGCTCCAGTCCCGACAGCGCCCGCTGAGGAAACGCCGCCCGCGGGCACGCGCTGCGGGCAGGGCAACCCCGTCGCGATAATCGCGATAGAGATCTCTGCACGGGCTGGCAGCCGGCCCTGGCCTCGGGCAGCGGGGGGGCAGCGCCAACT atgtgccagctgtgccccggGCACCGCGCACGGGGGTGTCCTGGCGGGTGTTGGGGCACCCCCGTGGGGACCGTGGCGCCCCCGTGGGGACCGTGGCGCCCCCGTGGTGCCCgtgccccccagtgccacccccgtCCCTCGCTCCCtccctggcactgtccccacgCGCCACCCGCGCAGTCCCGGTGCCCCCCGGGCTCGGCCGCTCCAGCGCCACCCCCGCGTCCGCCCCCGGGCCCGTCTGGGCCCCCCCGAGCCGCGGGCGGGACCCGGCAGCTCCGCCCGGGCCCGTCTGCGCCCCGCGGGCacccccgggccgggcccgaGGCACCGGGCGGCCCAGACGGCGCGGCCCCGCGGCACCGGGCCCGGCACCGGGAGAGGCACCGGGCAAGGGGGGACACGCGGGGACGGGCTGGAGACAGGGACgggcttggggacagggacgggcGGCACAGCCCCCCCGGCACCCCGAGTGCGGACGCGGCACCAAGCAAGGGGAAGGGAGcgtggggacaggctggggacagggacgggcTCGGAGCCACGGTGTgacaccctgggacagccctgggacaccatTGGGACACAGGGACGGGGACGGGCTCGGAGCCACG GGCGGAGCTCGCTGCTCCctccccgggccgggccgggccgggctccccGGGCTCTCCGGGGCTCCCACGCGCCGGCCGCGATCGCGGCgctgcccgcccggcccggctccgccGCCGCCTTTTCCcgtggcactgggggctccgGGACACCCCCCCCCGTGCCCACCGGGGtccccgggggctgcggggccgccGGGCGGGCGCAGCGCTGGAAATGGGGACACGACGCGCCGGTGATTAAGTGGCTCCAGCGGGCGCGGTGTTGTCACCCGGCGGCGCGCGGGGTTTGTCCCTGCCGCAGCCTCGGGGGGGACACggcagacagggctgggacacccgGGCCGAGCCGGGACAGGCGCAGCCAGAACCTCCGGGGCGGCTCTGggtcaccccaaacccaccgGGGTCACG AACCGAGGGGCAATGGGGGCGCTGAGCCCCCCGGGAGGACAGGCGACATCCCCGCGGGCAGGAGCAGGTGCCCACCCCTGTGCGCCGCCCCCGCGTGTCACCCCTCGATGGGGGACACgtccgggggtcccggggggtggcagcaggacagggcgGCCACCTGCGCGTCCCCAACAGGGGAGGGGGTGCCTGGAGGGGGTGGGGACACGAGGGGCGCCCGGGGGTCCCCGGGGGTGGCGGAGGAGGCGGCCAGGGCCgcgggaggagggagggaggcggTTGTTGCTTTCTTCTTTAATTACCCCCCTGTTTGCGGTGTCTGCTGCGAACTTCCCGTCCCCTCCCTCCGCTTTCATCCGCCGGATCCTGAGACCGGAGCCGGCTCCTGTCAAGCGCCGGGGCCGCGGCTCTGCCTCCAAGGGTTAAAATCACCGGGCCGGGGGTGGAGCTGGGCGGGGGGGCGGAGGGAAAGCCGGCGGCCGGGCTGGGACCCGGCCATTCCTGCTCGCCCGGCCCAGTGGGTGCCCGGTGCCTGCGGAGCCGCGCGGGTCCCTCGGCGCCCCTCGGGAAGCAGCGCCCGCGCCCATGAGGACGGAGCCGCCGGGCCCTCGCCGCCGCCGCTAGAGCCGTACGTACCCCCGGTGCCCCCGCACGGTGCCGGGCACGGGGCTGCCCTGAGCGCTCCGGTCCCTGCGGGTCCCCGCTGCCCACCGAGCCCCGCGTTCCGTCCCCTCGCTCCAAGCCCCAGCGCGACCCCCGCCCCGCGGCTCCCCGGTGCCTCCGAGACCCCTCCGGCGCTCCCGAGTCCTGCgggggctgcccaggctggagccccccgcccgcgccgccgccggaGCGGCGCCGTTCCCCTCCCGAAACCCCCCCGGGGGCTCCGCCGCGGCTCGGGGGGGACGGTCCCGATGCCACAGCGTCCCCCCGGCCCCCGGGCATCGCCCCCAAAGCCGCGGCATCCCCgagcccgccccgccgccgcccccgtTCGCCCCGTCGGGGCTCCCGGTGCTGGGGGCAGCGGCGcccgggcggccccgccgcggggcGAGGCACCGGCCGAGCTGGAGACGGGGCCGCGCCGCCCGTGCCCAGCCCGGGCCGTGACTCACGGGACGCTTCAGCCGCcgctgcctcagtttccctgcgGTGAAATGGCCAGCGCGTCGCTGAGCCCcgccagggagggagggagggagggaggacgCTGCGGGCCCCTGGGGATTTTTGTCATCGTTCCCGGATGGAAAATTGTCCTGGGAGGCTCCGTGCCCGGCCCGAGCGGGGGGGTTCTCCCGGCGCTCCCCCAGCCCGGTCCCGGCCCTTTCCCggtttggggctggggtgggggtCGGTGGGACCCCCGAGCCGGGGGCATCGCTGGGATCGGGGTGTCCCAGGAGAGCCCCGCGCTGGATCCCACGGGGTGGGAGCGGGCCCGGAGCGCCCGGAGGGTCGCTGCCCTCCCGTGCGGGTGCGGGGGCTGGGGGATATCCCCAGATCTGGGGGTCCCGGAGGCCCGTGAGGGGCTGGCACCGAGACGCTTTGTGTGCGTGCCCCCAATTgggagcagggtctgggggctcaGGACCCCCGAGCACGGTGTGCGTGGGGGTGATGGAGCCGGCCGTGCCAGCCCCTCCCGAGCCCACTCGTGTCCCCGGGAGCCAGGGACGGTCCCGGGGCTGGCgtgggcacagctgagcccccCGGGGCAGCAGGACCCCAAAACCCGCTCAGCTGCCCGGGGGGCTCATCCTGccaccagctccaggctgaaccCCACCTGTGTGGGCAGCGCAGGTACAGGTGGGGCCCTCAGGGGCATTTTGGGACCCCCCGAAACTCCCACCCCGACCTTTGGGGTCCCCCTGCCTGCCCGGGTGACGCTGGCGGGGCAGAACGGGGTCCCCACGCGGCTGAGGGGTCTCCAGCACTGTGGGGAGCCCGGAATCCCAGC AAGGGCCCGAGGGCTCCGGCTGGGCCCGGCCGTGGGGCGGGAGCGAGGGGGGCGAGGCTTCCCCAGCCCGGCTGGGACGCGGCACAGACAGGCTGGCCTCGGGGTGCCGCGTCCCCCTGGGGGTGCCGTGTCCCCGccgggggtctgggggtgccaCCTTGGCCCCCTTGGGGACCCGGGCAGTgttggggacacagctggggaggcGATCCGGCAGTGTTGGAGGTTCCCTCGCAGTTCGGAGTCAGGCACCGACCCCTCCGGGCTGCAGACGTGA
- the SP6 gene encoding transcription factor Sp6, giving the protein MLTAVCGSLGSQPSDAPRASPTHLDLQPLQPFQQHGPAAPGAPDFASPLPPPELPLPGPEDAAFAAAAAAYEPHGPPRLELPPEGPAAPAAYAKLLPAAPDMAHPYEPWFRPPHPGAPGEEGGGVNWWELHAGAGWMELPPGQGAGLAVPAPPGLPAALGGYGGAEHQLCAPPAHLLPPPAQHLLPGEAAKALEGPPEPRGAEGEAGARPKGARRAVPRGGGQAACRCPNCQEAERGGPCPEGAKRKHLHNCHIPGCGKAYAKTSHLKAHLRWHSGDRPFVCNWLFCGKRFTRSDELQRHLQTHTGAKKFSCPVCGRVFMRSDHLGKHMKTHDGGKDGPEPEGKGAGDAAAAKGGKREPEGGPAATTN; this is encoded by the coding sequence ATGCTGACGGCGGTCTGCGGCTCCCTGGGATCGCAGCCCTCGGACGCGCCCCGCGCCTCCCCGACGCACCTGGACCTGCAGCCGCTGCAGCCCTTCCAGCAgcacggccccgccgccccgggcgCCCCCGACTTCGCctcgccgctgccgccgcccgagctgccgctgccggggccCGAGGACGCCGCgttcgccgccgccgccgccgcctaCGAGCCCCATGGCCCGCCGAGGTTAGAGCTGCCCCCCGAgggccccgccgcgcccgcaGCCTACGCCAAGCTGCTGCCGGCCGCCCCGGACATGGCGCACCCCTACGAGCCCTGGTTTCGGCCGCCGCACCCCGGAGCGCCCGGCGAGGAGGGCGGCGGCGTCAACTGGTGGGAGCTGCACGCCGGGGCCGGCTGGATGGAGCTGCCGCCGGGGCAGGGCGCGGGGCTGGCCGTGCCCGCGCCGCCCGGGCTGCCCGCGGCGCTCGGCGGCTACGGCGGGGCCGAGCACCAGCTGTGCGCGCCCCCCGCGCACCTGCTGCCCCCGCCCGCGCAGCACCTGCTGCCCGGCGAGGCCGCCAAGGCGCTCGAGGGGCCCCCGGAGCCGCGCGGCGCGGAGGGCGAGGCCGGGGCGCGGCCCAAGGGGGCCCGGCGGGCCGTGCCCCGGGGCGGGGGGCAGGCGGCGTGCCGCTGCCCCAACTGCCAGGAGGCCGAGAGGGGCGGCCCGTGCCCCGAGGGCGCCAAGCGCAAGCACCTGCACAACTGCCACATCCCGGGCTGCGGCAAGGCCTACGCCAAGACCTCGCACCTGAAGGCGCACCTGCGCTGGCACAGCGGCGACCGGCCCTTCGTGTGCAACTGGCTCTTCTGCGGCAAGCGCTTCACCCGCTCCGACGAGCTGCAGCGGCACCTCCAGACCCACACGGGCGCCAAGAAATTCTCCTGCCCCGTCTGCGGCCGCGTCTTCATGCGCAGCGACCACCTGGGCAAGCACATGAAGACGCACGACGGCGGCAAGGACGGGCCCGAGCCCGAGGGCAAAGGCGCCGGGGACGCGGCGGCCGCCAAGGGAGGCAAGAGGGAGCCCGAGGGGGGCCCGGCCGCCACCACAAACTGA
- the SCRN2 gene encoding LOW QUALITY PROTEIN: secernin-2 (The sequence of the model RefSeq protein was modified relative to this genomic sequence to represent the inferred CDS: inserted 2 bases in 1 codon) → MTPRFQGPRXSPSVPTPEGPWGHSRDRDGGLTSPSVPALTQFRMAGHGPVPSSCDCFVAMPPHTAFPAVIFAKNADRPRDEVQEIVYVPAATHRPGDKVQCTYVQIEQAERTHAVLLSRPAWLWGAEMGANDCGVCVGNEGVWTREPLGEAEALLGMDLVRLGLERGSSAREALEVMTALLERHGQGGSCKEQPEPFVYHNTFLLADRNEAWLLETAGRYWAAQRIREGSRNISNQLSIGSEITAEHPGLRERARSQGWWSGHGEFSFARAFSLEKEPPRMEAARARLRAGTELLQRHAGHITEETLMSILRDKAGGICVDSAGFRTAGSMVSVLPRDPALPCVHFLTGTPDPSRSVFKPFVFVAGVRAAPQVRSPSFPQDPARQIPRFRGSVDRRHELYRRHQAALELMEREPERGQRLLGTLQELEQQGLQGMRELLQGTVSPSPQELADLFLDCVEAEMKFYS, encoded by the exons ATGACCCCCAGGTTTCAGGGACCACG CAGCCCCTCCGTGCCCACCCCAgagggaccctggggacacagccggGACAGGGACGGGGGGCTGACGTCGCCCTCGGTACCCGCCCTGACCCAGTTTAGGATGGCGGGGCACGGCCCGGTGCCCTCGTCCTGCGACTGCTTCGTGGCCATGCCCCCGCACACGGCGTTCCCCGCCGTCATCTTCGCCAAGAACGCCGACCGGCCCCGGGACGAGGTGCAGGAGATCGTCTATGTCCCCGCCGCCACCCACCGGCCTGGGGACAAGGTCCAG TGCACGTACGTGCAGATCGAGCAGGCCGAGCGCACCCACGCCGTGCTGCTGAGCCGCCCCGCCTGGCTCTGGGGCGCCGAGATGGGCGCCAACGACTGCGGGGTCTGCGTGGGCAACGAGGGCGTGTGGACCCGCGAGCCGCTGGGCGAGGCCGAGGCGCTGCTGGGCATGGACCTGGTCAG gctgggtcTGGAGCGGGGCAGCTCGGCCCGGGAGGCCCTGGAGGTGATGACGGCGCTGCTGGAGCGCCACGGGCAGGGCGGGAGCTGCAAGGAGCAGCCGGAGCCCTTCGTGTACCACAACACCTTCCTGCTGGCCGACCGCAACGAGGCCTGGCTGCTGGAGACCGCCGGGCGCTACTGGGCGGCGCAGCGGATCCGCG AGGGCAGCCGCAACATCTCCAACCAGCTGAGCATCGGCAGCGAGATCACGGCGGAGCacccggggctgcgggagcgggcgcgcagccagggctggtggaGCGGGCACGGCGAGTTCAGCTTCGCCCGGGCCttctccctggagaaggagccCCCGCGCATGGAGGCTGCCCGGGCTCGGCTGAGAGCGGGGACGGAGCTGCTGCAGCGGCACGCAG gtCACATCACGGAGGAGACGCTGATGTCCATCCTGCGGGACAAGGCCGGCGGGATCTGCGTGGACAGCGCGGGGTTCCGCACGGCGGGCAGCATGGTGTCCGTGCTGCCCCGCGACCCCGCGCTGCCCTGCGTGCACTTCCTCACGGGCACGCCGGACCCGTCCCG GTCCGTGTTCAAGCCCTTCGTGTTCGTGGCCGGCGTCCGCGCGGCGCCGCAGGTGCGCTCCCCGAGCTTCCCGCAGGACCCCGCCCGGCAGATCCCGCGGTTCCGCGGCTCCGTGGATCGGCGGCACGAGCTGTACCGGCGGCACCAGGCGGCGCTGGAGCTCATGGAGCGCGAGCCG gaGCGGGGCCAGCGGCTCCTGGGCacgctgcaggagctggagcagcagggcctgcagggcatgcgggagctgctgcagggcaccgtcagccccagcccccaggAGCTGGCCGACCTCTTCCTGGACTGCGTGGAGGCCGAGATGAAGTTCTACAGCTGA